One Dokdonia sp. Dokd-P16 genomic window carries:
- a CDS encoding T9SS type B sorting domain-containing protein → MNLSCKESCLRFYLIGLFCVFHVFAKAAVQDTSCALLISPAQGETNVSVIAPISFEPVAGAVNYFIDLGTTAGGADILNNFSVGISASFNPPQGMPESTIIYITIRAFFVSGSQSCNSQSFTTEDVTVIPSCTQASFPVNGAVDVSLNTTISWPYAPRATGYIINIGTSPGGIDVVSAQNLGNTLTYNNDVNFEPDTTYFVTVIAYNENGQATGCAETSFTTENIATEIPDCTQLIAPADGATEVALTPILEWPAVTNVEGYLIRIGTTPGGSDVLANTDIGLATSTAVLDFLEGTLYFVTITPFNAAGEAQNCTQTSFTTTYGCGPYTDGITGEMVDLNPIIDLAENYEICRDNAPLILSYLEPYERIVWSTISDGEMVSISSDALVTINTSGVYMVEVSTETVIDSGIIICTATHSFEVSIIDPPIIDNLVISNQGNTVNVLVELEEEGDFEYSSTSENGPYQSSPLLTNIDATDIQVYVRDRNGCGLDSRRIKPDPGFPKYFTPNGDGVNDTWQVRGVVIRGETVTSIEIYDRFGKRLKTISPYGQGWDGNYHGKMLFDNGFWYKANTLSNVTFTGYFALRRY, encoded by the coding sequence ATGAACTTGAGCTGTAAAGAGAGTTGCCTTCGGTTCTATTTAATAGGACTGTTTTGTGTTTTTCACGTTTTCGCGAAAGCGGCCGTTCAAGACACCAGCTGTGCTTTGCTTATTTCTCCAGCTCAAGGAGAAACCAATGTTTCTGTAATTGCCCCAATAAGTTTTGAGCCAGTAGCAGGAGCAGTTAATTATTTTATAGACTTAGGTACTACTGCAGGAGGTGCAGACATACTCAATAATTTTAGTGTAGGTATTTCAGCGAGTTTTAATCCTCCGCAGGGAATGCCAGAAAGTACAATCATCTACATTACGATCCGAGCCTTTTTTGTAAGTGGCTCGCAGTCATGCAATAGTCAGTCTTTTACTACGGAAGATGTTACCGTTATTCCGTCCTGTACGCAAGCAAGTTTTCCAGTAAATGGAGCAGTAGACGTTTCTTTAAACACTACAATAAGTTGGCCTTATGCGCCTAGAGCTACGGGCTACATTATAAATATAGGTACTTCACCTGGAGGAATCGATGTCGTAAGTGCCCAGAATTTAGGTAATACTTTGACGTATAATAACGATGTAAATTTTGAACCTGATACGACGTATTTTGTTACCGTGATAGCATATAATGAGAATGGACAAGCCACAGGTTGTGCAGAGACCTCATTTACTACAGAAAATATTGCTACGGAAATACCAGACTGCACCCAACTTATAGCGCCAGCAGATGGAGCAACTGAAGTTGCACTCACACCAATACTTGAATGGCCAGCAGTGACTAATGTAGAGGGTTATCTTATAAGAATAGGTACAACACCCGGAGGATCAGACGTACTTGCAAATACAGATATTGGTCTAGCTACATCTACAGCCGTACTTGACTTTCTTGAAGGAACTTTATACTTTGTAACCATAACACCTTTTAATGCTGCTGGAGAGGCACAAAATTGTACGCAAACAAGCTTTACGACCACCTATGGTTGTGGCCCTTACACAGATGGAATTACAGGTGAAATGGTTGATTTAAATCCCATAATTGATCTCGCCGAAAATTATGAGATTTGCAGAGATAATGCTCCATTAATCCTGAGCTATCTAGAACCGTATGAGCGCATTGTGTGGAGTACAATAAGTGATGGTGAAATGGTGAGTATATCATCAGACGCTCTAGTTACAATCAATACCTCAGGAGTATATATGGTGGAGGTGAGTACAGAAACAGTTATTGATTCTGGAATTATTATTTGTACAGCAACCCACTCGTTTGAGGTTTCTATAATTGATCCTCCTATCATTGATAACTTAGTGATTTCAAATCAAGGAAACACAGTAAACGTTCTTGTAGAATTAGAAGAGGAAGGTGATTTTGAATATTCTAGCACTAGTGAGAATGGCCCTTATCAATCTAGTCCATTACTTACAAATATTGATGCGACAGATATTCAGGTTTATGTAAGAGACCGCAACGGTTGTGGCTTGGATAGCAGGCGTATCAAACCTGACCCGGGATTTCCAAAATACTTCACTCCTAATGGAGATGGTGTTAATGACACTTGGCAAGTGAGGGGAGTAGTAATACGTGGAGAGACAGTTACGAGTATAGAAATTTACGACAGGTTTGGAAAGCGTCTCAAGACTATTTCTCCTTATGGTCAAGGTTGGGATGGAAACTATCATGGTAAAATGCTTTTTGATAATGGATTTTGGTATAAGGCAAATACCCTTTCAAACGTGACGTTTACTGGATATTTTGCTTTGAGAAGGTATTGA
- a CDS encoding T9SS type B sorting domain-containing protein produces the protein MRVFLLAIILFFSCYNSLSAQSIAVNNPVYPESAFTAEELIQNVLISGSSCAEVALTNFQENPGGATNPSEKSWGYFNANGSNFPFQDGIILTSGFSRLAEGPNNDGGGNSAGGWNGDTDLQTILDNLYGTVAVTNDATVFEFTFSSNIDTVDFEFIFASEEYENEFECDDNFRDGFAFLVKGPGIPDDSGTAFGGTNIAAIQGSSNVAVSTATIHLDPTQDAINGFLCGSEDLGVNYFPELYVSNSNDNLNDIPTQFDGLTTVLTTTTVAIVPNETYTLKMVIADRSDNGFDSAVFLRGGSLSLGVDIGADQVGINFNAACEGETITLDATDNTTATTTFEWQQFNTTTSMFEPFVPAQVNGTLDVMVNGQYKVFVDTGSGCIGEDSVAIEFASAMYNDPMDIMVCDDPSGDGVEVFNLNDQLPAIISGQTDVMVTFHTLQSDAEMDINDISNPGAYTNTSPSEEIFVRIETMLSSNCFEVGSFVISVSDQTVANDPGPFLVCDDATDGDDTNGITVFDLSSITDTILGVQDPFLFNVSFHSGGVDANNNDNPLPLAYTNSNAGGETIVVRVENNSDVNCFATRNISLVVGELPVLTTPVTLRQCDDDTNGVTTLNLTQSQSELSTNSANETFTYVDASGTPITDPTAYVNSGSPFNEAIAVTVTNLDGCSREGVINVVVSASQIPTGTLFADEIECDTDSDGIAVFDFSGATATIETFFSPQVVSVAYYETEQEALSEINPITDIAAYSNNPLFTNAGGVQDIWVRVEADTDNGCVGLGEHVRLTVTPNPTFLPTISSIETCSAVANAATFDLTQNVAEITGGDADLEVTFYESIAAYTATPPVAIASPASFSNSSNPQTIFYSLRSTSSTCTTFDTAMNFEIIVNQNPVAITPSELQVCDDDGVADGFTTVDLSQKDAEITSGFNANLTVTYHLDAAGAATGDTSIPDSTMFTTTSNPQVVGVRVTNNTTGCFSTTSMSIRSFPVPVAVTPADYEACDDDNDGVFDFFVLSSRDAEITGGDTSLSVAYYLTQADADNAPVGQELDAAMYINNDPFEQIVFARVFNAIGCYDTTPLTLRVLNTPMPNENATPFALCDDNSDGLQIFDLSTQVVNILGSLDPATHSVEWFSSLASAENGTPAIAAPTAYTSNTAIVFAVVTDTAQPTTTATFCSNIATLSLIVNPLPTPVQPAEYELCDDLESGSDTDEFASFDLRSRDDEITGGNNDWAVSYHLTQGDADAGTPVLPDVYQNTVMANQTIFARVENIVTSCFETTTLTLVVNPLPSPTTIAAVEECDTMANDGDADNDGDAVFDLTGQVTTDIINGETFMSLTFHETLASAELGSPSIATPAAYETASRTIYVRATDTDPATATQCYRVIELALTVQPAPVLPTVIPDLTSCDDNVDGQALFDLTQNDAIVLGTQTTADVTLTYHETLASAEAMVGSASDMPVADPLNYLASAPITPIWVRLENTTTGCTVVGTFNLNIAMIPAITPPGVFEECDSAGALVGTDTDGITSFDLTSLDTLITGGDTTLSVSYYESQADLDAGATNAITTPTAYVNTGMSPQTIFILVTSDQAGMCGAQTTVDLQVNPLPVIGEPLPAAVACDEDNDGFGAFDLQQYNDDLLATVTNIDLRFYETLDNATADTGAGQIDITVPYNNISGMTSLYVVAQDTDATTATSCTKIYEFELIVFPIPELPTTLETLAACDDNNDLMEVIDLTQNEAAIIGTQDPAILVITYHNTQADADLGINPIVNPTAYTATQIAPLETIWVRLQVSDGSPNICAAIGSFEISVETPPTANPNGDELDLMICDDDTDTFTVFDLSVNQASLTGGDPLLTVVYYESLTALNAGTPIVDPSAYTNVLNPQTIQAVVSSPAGCSDGTTFNIEVLPLPTPNTNPDALEVCDTTTDIDTDGDGVIDAGSGSATDGFEIFDLTAAITQIAGAEPVNITVYTELAFAEANPEDTTLAIADVTAFINTVTGNQTLYARVERDVPGNSDLDSDGNLCFVVVPFEVVVNPLPILAAAGPVDYTFCEEFDGDDAMGSVDLTTLADLAGLLAAPQVTSDFIITYHELEVQAAANEAALSSPYTVADNQELFVRIENATTGCVNFTSIIFTVESRPEVFPADNIVQCADDFGVNIAPEQSTATFDLTQQNAVITGNVAATSVSYYTSLADAQAMVNAIATPSAFENTINPQVIYARAVNTASGCESSTVVDFEIFVQPLPYTNLTNEGGQICVDEITGQALNPFTIDGTVESPQIGVTYSYAWTRDGALVSLNPEVTIDSAGTYQVMITATYGDGTSCDYVAEAVYSAESAPVFEAVVVESSFNNSGLYTVEVINITGADASSEYEFAIDDGPFQSSTTFTGVTLGTHTVFGRLASGNCSVSEVEIGIIDYPRFFTPNADGFHDTWNIIGLGVAPNLNAKIFIFDRYGKLLKQISPVGAGWDGTFNGQPMPSNDYWFRVEFTEVDEEGTQRTVNGHFTLKR, from the coding sequence ATGAGAGTATTTTTACTAGCTATTATTTTATTTTTTTCTTGTTACAATAGTTTATCAGCGCAGAGTATAGCTGTAAATAATCCAGTTTATCCAGAATCTGCTTTTACTGCAGAAGAGCTTATCCAAAATGTTCTAATAAGCGGATCTTCATGTGCAGAAGTAGCGCTTACTAATTTTCAAGAAAACCCTGGAGGAGCTACAAACCCAAGTGAAAAAAGCTGGGGTTACTTTAATGCAAATGGTTCTAATTTTCCTTTTCAAGATGGGATTATTTTGACCTCTGGTTTTTCTAGACTTGCAGAAGGTCCTAATAATGATGGAGGTGGTAATAGTGCAGGTGGCTGGAATGGAGATACTGACCTTCAAACGATTTTAGATAACTTATATGGAACCGTCGCAGTCACTAATGATGCCACTGTATTTGAATTTACTTTTTCTTCAAATATAGACACCGTAGATTTCGAATTTATTTTTGCTTCTGAAGAATATGAAAATGAATTTGAGTGTGATGATAATTTTAGAGATGGCTTTGCTTTTTTAGTAAAAGGTCCAGGAATTCCAGATGACTCGGGTACTGCTTTTGGAGGTACTAATATTGCCGCTATACAAGGATCTTCAAATGTTGCTGTAAGTACAGCAACAATACATTTAGATCCTACGCAAGATGCCATCAATGGATTTTTATGCGGTTCAGAGGACTTAGGTGTAAATTATTTTCCAGAATTGTATGTAAGTAATTCTAATGATAATCTTAATGATATCCCTACTCAGTTTGATGGATTGACTACAGTATTGACCACAACGACAGTAGCAATAGTACCTAATGAAACGTACACGCTCAAAATGGTAATTGCAGATCGTTCTGATAACGGTTTTGACTCAGCTGTGTTTTTGCGTGGTGGTAGTTTGAGTTTGGGTGTAGATATTGGAGCAGATCAAGTTGGTATTAATTTCAATGCTGCTTGTGAAGGAGAGACTATAACGCTAGATGCAACAGATAATACAACTGCAACTACAACATTTGAGTGGCAACAATTTAATACTACAACTAGTATGTTTGAGCCGTTTGTACCGGCTCAAGTTAATGGAACGCTCGATGTAATGGTTAATGGTCAATACAAAGTTTTTGTAGATACTGGAAGTGGTTGTATAGGTGAGGATTCAGTAGCGATAGAGTTTGCGTCTGCTATGTATAATGATCCTATGGATATTATGGTTTGCGATGATCCATCTGGCGATGGAGTTGAAGTATTTAATTTAAATGATCAGTTACCCGCTATTATCTCAGGCCAAACAGATGTAATGGTTACATTTCATACGCTTCAATCGGATGCAGAAATGGATATAAATGACATATCTAACCCAGGGGCTTATACAAACACAAGTCCATCAGAAGAGATTTTTGTCCGTATAGAGACCATGCTAAGTTCAAATTGTTTTGAAGTAGGTTCGTTTGTAATATCTGTAAGCGACCAAACTGTAGCAAATGATCCTGGGCCATTTTTAGTTTGTGACGATGCTACAGATGGAGACGATACTAATGGAATTACTGTTTTTGATTTATCTAGTATTACGGATACTATTTTAGGAGTTCAAGACCCTTTTTTATTTAATGTGAGCTTTCATAGTGGAGGTGTAGATGCTAACAATAATGACAATCCTTTACCACTCGCTTACACTAATTCTAATGCCGGCGGAGAAACTATTGTAGTACGCGTGGAAAATAATAGTGATGTAAATTGCTTTGCTACTAGAAATATTTCACTTGTGGTAGGTGAGCTCCCAGTCCTAACCACGCCAGTAACTTTACGTCAGTGTGATGATGATACAAATGGTGTTACGACTTTAAACTTAACACAGTCACAAAGCGAGTTGAGTACAAATTCAGCTAACGAGACCTTTACTTATGTAGACGCTTCTGGCACACCTATAACTGATCCAACGGCTTATGTAAATAGTGGTTCTCCTTTTAATGAGGCTATTGCTGTGACTGTTACAAATCTAGATGGATGTTCACGAGAAGGCGTCATCAATGTGGTTGTGAGTGCTTCTCAAATTCCAACAGGAACACTCTTCGCAGATGAGATTGAGTGTGATACCGATAGTGATGGTATTGCTGTATTTGATTTCTCTGGAGCTACCGCTACGATAGAAACATTTTTCTCACCACAGGTAGTATCTGTTGCTTATTACGAGACAGAACAAGAAGCCTTATCTGAGATTAATCCTATTACGGATATAGCTGCTTATAGCAATAATCCGTTATTTACAAATGCTGGTGGTGTGCAAGATATTTGGGTTCGTGTAGAGGCAGATACAGATAATGGATGTGTAGGTCTTGGAGAGCACGTGAGACTCACCGTCACTCCCAACCCAACATTCCTACCTACAATCAGTAGTATTGAGACTTGTTCTGCTGTAGCCAATGCAGCTACTTTTGATTTAACGCAGAATGTAGCGGAGATCACTGGTGGAGATGCAGATTTAGAAGTTACTTTTTACGAGAGTATTGCAGCTTATACAGCAACACCTCCAGTAGCGATTGCAAGTCCTGCATCTTTTTCAAACAGTAGTAATCCTCAAACTATTTTCTATAGTTTAAGAAGTACGAGTAGCACGTGTACGACGTTTGATACTGCGATGAATTTTGAGATTATTGTGAATCAGAACCCTGTGGCTATCACGCCATCTGAGCTTCAAGTGTGTGATGATGATGGTGTAGCAGATGGATTTACAACGGTTGATCTTTCTCAAAAAGATGCAGAAATCACCAGTGGTTTTAATGCAAATCTTACGGTAACCTATCACTTGGACGCTGCTGGCGCTGCTACTGGCGATACAAGCATTCCAGATAGCACGATGTTTACCACCACGAGCAATCCTCAGGTTGTAGGAGTTCGTGTGACTAATAATACAACAGGTTGTTTTTCAACGACGAGTATGAGCATCCGTAGTTTCCCAGTACCTGTGGCCGTCACTCCAGCCGACTATGAGGCTTGTGATGATGATAATGATGGTGTGTTTGACTTTTTTGTGCTTTCTTCTAGAGATGCTGAAATTACTGGTGGAGACACTAGTTTGAGTGTTGCTTACTATCTCACCCAAGCAGATGCAGATAATGCGCCTGTAGGTCAAGAACTGGACGCAGCAATGTATATCAACAACGACCCTTTTGAGCAAATAGTTTTTGCTCGTGTATTTAATGCGATAGGTTGTTATGACACGACACCACTTACCCTGAGAGTACTTAATACTCCGATGCCTAATGAAAATGCAACTCCTTTTGCACTGTGTGATGATAATAGCGACGGACTACAGATTTTTGATTTAAGTACACAGGTAGTAAATATTTTAGGAAGTTTAGACCCTGCAACTCACAGCGTGGAATGGTTTTCTTCTCTCGCTTCCGCGGAAAATGGAACGCCTGCCATCGCAGCTCCTACCGCTTACACCAGTAACACGGCAATCGTTTTTGCAGTAGTTACAGATACGGCGCAACCAACGACCACGGCTACTTTTTGTAGTAATATAGCGACCCTTTCCCTTATTGTGAATCCGCTGCCTACACCGGTACAACCTGCCGAGTATGAGCTTTGTGATGATTTAGAGAGCGGTAGTGATACCGATGAGTTTGCAAGTTTTGATTTGCGTAGCCGTGATGATGAGATTACTGGCGGTAATAATGACTGGGCAGTGAGTTATCACCTTACCCAAGGCGATGCCGATGCAGGGACACCTGTTCTTCCAGATGTATATCAAAACACCGTAATGGCTAACCAAACCATCTTTGCTAGAGTAGAGAATATCGTAACTAGTTGTTTTGAAACCACCACACTTACTTTAGTGGTAAACCCATTACCATCACCTACCACTATTGCAGCGGTAGAAGAATGTGATACCATGGCAAATGATGGTGATGCAGATAATGATGGAGATGCAGTATTTGATCTTACAGGCCAAGTAACTACAGATATTATTAATGGAGAGACGTTTATGTCACTCACTTTTCACGAGACACTCGCTTCCGCGGAACTGGGAAGTCCATCGATAGCAACTCCGGCGGCTTATGAAACAGCATCTAGAACAATATATGTACGAGCAACCGATACGGACCCGGCAACAGCAACACAGTGTTACCGTGTTATCGAACTAGCACTTACTGTACAACCAGCACCTGTACTTCCTACAGTAATCCCAGATTTAACCTCTTGCGATGATAATGTAGATGGACAAGCGCTTTTTGATCTTACTCAAAATGATGCAATTGTTCTAGGAACACAAACCACTGCTGATGTTACTTTAACGTATCATGAAACGCTGGCTAGCGCAGAGGCGATGGTAGGAAGCGCAAGTGATATGCCAGTTGCAGATCCGCTGAACTACTTAGCAAGTGCGCCAATCACGCCAATCTGGGTGCGTCTAGAAAATACAACTACAGGATGTACGGTCGTTGGCACTTTCAATCTAAACATAGCGATGATTCCAGCAATCACACCTCCTGGAGTTTTTGAGGAGTGTGATAGCGCAGGAGCACTGGTAGGCACCGATACTGATGGGATTACAAGTTTTGATTTAACGAGCCTTGATACTTTAATCACTGGAGGAGACACCACTTTAAGTGTTAGCTATTATGAGTCGCAAGCCGACTTAGATGCTGGAGCAACTAATGCGATAACGACCCCAACAGCCTATGTAAATACAGGCATGAGTCCGCAGACTATTTTTATCTTAGTTACAAGTGATCAGGCAGGAATGTGTGGTGCTCAAACTACGGTAGACCTTCAGGTGAATCCGCTGCCAGTAATTGGAGAACCTTTACCAGCAGCAGTTGCTTGTGATGAAGATAATGACGGCTTTGGAGCTTTTGACTTGCAGCAGTATAATGACGACTTACTAGCAACAGTAACAAACATAGACTTACGTTTTTATGAAACACTAGATAATGCAACGGCAGATACAGGCGCAGGTCAGATAGATATTACGGTTCCTTATAATAACATCTCAGGGATGACTTCGTTGTATGTAGTTGCACAAGATACAGACGCTACCACAGCCACAAGTTGTACGAAGATTTATGAGTTTGAGCTTATAGTATTCCCTATTCCAGAACTTCCTACAACCCTTGAAACTCTTGCAGCATGTGATGATAATAATGATTTAATGGAGGTTATTGACCTTACTCAAAATGAGGCTGCGATTATAGGAACGCAAGATCCAGCAATCCTTGTTATTACTTACCATAATACACAAGCAGATGCCGATTTGGGAATCAATCCAATTGTAAACCCTACCGCTTATACAGCAACGCAGATAGCACCACTAGAAACTATCTGGGTACGCTTACAAGTAAGTGACGGCTCTCCAAATATATGTGCTGCCATCGGTTCCTTTGAGATATCGGTAGAGACACCACCTACGGCAAACCCGAATGGTGACGAGCTAGACCTTATGATTTGTGATGATGATACAGATACCTTTACGGTGTTTGATTTGAGCGTAAACCAAGCCAGTCTCACTGGTGGTGATCCGCTGCTTACGGTAGTGTATTATGAGAGTCTTACTGCTTTGAATGCAGGAACTCCTATTGTAGATCCTTCGGCGTACACAAATGTTTTAAATCCTCAGACCATCCAGGCAGTAGTATCAAGCCCAGCAGGGTGTAGTGATGGAACGACCTTTAATATTGAAGTGTTACCACTGCCAACGCCAAATACCAATCCAGATGCACTAGAAGTATGTGATACGACTACAGATATTGATACTGATGGTGACGGGGTGATTGATGCAGGTTCAGGTTCGGCAACAGATGGTTTTGAAATATTTGATTTAACAGCTGCTATCACGCAGATTGCTGGAGCAGAACCGGTGAATATAACGGTGTATACAGAACTCGCTTTCGCGGAAGCGAACCCAGAAGACACCACGCTCGCCATTGCAGATGTGACTGCGTTTATCAATACGGTGACTGGCAACCAAACATTATACGCAAGAGTGGAACGTGATGTGCCAGGAAACAGTGACTTGGATAGCGACGGAAATCTATGTTTTGTAGTCGTTCCTTTTGAAGTAGTGGTAAATCCGCTACCGATCTTGGCAGCAGCTGGACCGGTAGATTATACCTTCTGTGAAGAATTTGATGGTGATGACGCGATGGGAAGTGTAGATCTTACAACCCTCGCAGATTTGGCTGGACTACTTGCGGCGCCGCAGGTAACCAGTGATTTTATCATTACTTACCATGAACTAGAAGTGCAAGCGGCAGCAAATGAAGCAGCGCTTAGCTCGCCATACACGGTGGCAGATAATCAAGAATTATTTGTGCGCATTGAAAATGCGACCACAGGATGCGTGAATTTTACCAGCATCATCTTTACGGTAGAATCACGTCCAGAGGTATTTCCAGCTGATAATATCGTGCAATGTGCAGACGATTTTGGAGTAAATATCGCACCAGAGCAGAGTACGGCAACTTTTGATCTTACTCAGCAAAACGCTGTTATCACTGGAAACGTAGCAGCAACTTCCGTGAGTTATTACACCAGCCTTGCAGATGCCCAGGCAATGGTCAATGCGATTGCTACTCCTAGTGCTTTTGAAAACACCATAAATCCTCAGGTGATTTATGCTAGAGCGGTAAACACTGCAAGTGGCTGTGAAAGTAGCACGGTAGTAGATTTTGAGATATTTGTACAACCGTTACCATACACCAATTTAACTAATGAAGGCGGACAGATTTGTGTAGATGAGATTACAGGCCAAGCGCTTAATCCGTTTACCATTGATGGTACGGTGGAGAGTCCACAGATTGGGGTGACTTATAGTTATGCATGGACACGTGATGGTGCATTAGTATCCTTAAACCCTGAGGTGACTATTGATTCTGCAGGGACGTATCAAGTGATGATTACCGCTACTTATGGAGATGGTACAAGCTGTGATTATGTGGCAGAAGCGGTGTATAGCGCAGAGAGCGCACCTGTTTTTGAAGCGGTCGTTGTAGAATCTTCTTTTAACAATAGCGGATTATACACGGTAGAAGTCATTAATATCACAGGAGCAGATGCTAGTTCAGAATATGAGTTTGCCATAGATGATGGGCCGTTCCAGAGCAGTACTACTTTTACAGGAGTAACACTGGGAACACACACTGTTTTTGGAAGACTAGCCAGTGGTAACTGTAGCGTATCAGAAGTAGAGATAGGGATAATTGACTACCCACGATTCTTTACACCAAACGCAGATGGTTTCCACGATACATGGAATATCATAGGACTGGGAGTAGCACCAAACTTAAATGCAAAGATCTTCATCTTTGATAGATACGGAAAACTCTTAAAGCAGATCAGCCCAGTAGGTGCTGGATGGGACGGTACCTTTAATGGACAGCCTATGCCATCAAACGATTACTGGTTCCGCGTAGAGTTTACAGAAGTAGATGAGGAAGGAACACAAAGAACCGTAAACGGACACTTTACGTTGAAGAGATAA